In Streptomyces sp. NBC_01408, one DNA window encodes the following:
- a CDS encoding LamG-like jellyroll fold domain-containing protein, with amino-acid sequence MSVEQHLLKVYSDRSYVLTTTVRHQGTTVALAMDDQRRLFYAVLDLARHDETKGELDAAYWSDNPLPLPFPGEITDVGFAAVGATALPTVKRGGRIEAAEGERLEADEVDPFLSTTARLTALAPFHALSDGTHIVVLRQSVDAGHPDAVHKLADGSSSGDAARTDYVLDRDGAKTPLVADTLLCDRFLLVGGELKPVLEARYRRSRHKDRPDSAKDSLGTADMEGRPFREPTQELSFVRNLSGGRFTALLVPTAVHGRQRWQLFAHNDATDRIDSFNIEQGQGGLFNLQGTQAWTSPDAAYRDAVYESGPGTCPFTGQPLVPVVSTEGHAETALAFGEGDAHVRVPDVPELADGDFTVEFWARRTATGREEFLVGHGDPKGADRRSLHLGFRDDDTFAFAFYADDLVTATPTTDTDWHHWACVYERATRRQTAYRDGAEIGSRTATAHYTGTGPLLLGKALWFASARTELDEVRVWSRARTADELRRDRHVRLIGNDPGLAAYYRFDEGSGTRLHDQSDHARHGELLGGPAWVTSSAPLGDHPGVRRDSFAVTGRTVVSGLSAVLYHQQEETAVGYGQQPKPGKRQARVLLSCATSGPDPKTGAVSEEAYVATVDFAVGRDGRLAQVPDELALPVLAAPDASTDVEAISELETQVRDVVRDIAAKETEAAALTRQTADVAELERLRGQFHTRSQDWTGWTMRLRLKQTRDGKPQYLAVKGDGHGDYPPVIRTSDKNAKSALWTIVMPPGSGWNGSMLHHLSNVHTGKDLNVLGDSQDNDTPLIVYPRQPGAWNTLFGIYEQPDGHVILINRHSEKTVCAPDRLGDGVVQYDSAAVAAGGAGLITLERVALHDGGHPDIRDAGKRVEALDAQLAELRPQRELLVTRQREIAALQAGLTAAREELARLTGGLKGADDIALPMPRLFLDRTGLSCSGALLAFARSADRPYLLDSATGNVVLYFRGANGQFFATYYDTHVTRSSRQLAGPEGTALTFVPRDAGTDLDGVAIRIMDVGDAGLCELTVERGDESEIWRRLPRRAADFAAAVNGTAGQAYDYARQAESSRPGVPLSAGSRLLAVDPGRIREVPLGLVPDLAAGHGPRWRADKPGRAYAFDGRGTFASLPEDQLERAAVTHDLTVEAWVSPERVAGAARVVHARTGDVPYSLALLAPAAATVPALAFDAVSDGARTEHGFSLAGQDFTVEFWARRPKGDQNRHQFFIGHGSGSAPGTFLHIGFRDSGAFTFGFWHDDANTNYGYRDTDWHHWACVYDTATREQVIYRDGVEEARRVAGGHYQGNGQFTFGRSVDGEMDEVRLWGTARSAAEIRELKNRRLTGKEPGLKGYWPYAGQDVQVAGKPGVLDRSGNGRHVHLQAGVTTTAAPPALEQPEDTGYRVVAGVGSTLVATRAAFAPHEWSHLAAAYEQSWAVELADGAYLEVPDDDGLDIADDLTVEVFCRVDALGATQGLLSKGRAADGSGGSVPYRLLVLPDGKLEFAFEEPDGRLVRSTSTEAVRAGAFHRLAVVRKGGRSMQEHKGSKEIQATGADGKPVTQTVELVESVDVQEWQDIRFFIDGREAGTARYEGPGAQGTTGTLDIGRARDGLRTHTFTGVVSEVRLWGTARDAARLGTPVSARDRGLSAHWRFEENAGNTAADATGSHAARLRGARWTRNPDPRGSALRLYRNGVSVACDPLDSADLADYGDVQFSLGARRKGGTADQAFHGVLEEVRIWRTARTQEQILDNLFTRLRGEKEDLIAYWSFDRASTDGTSPLVRDEGLRGNHLTLGEGPARPATVLSTAPVSSDTAQVRSALAAMRTPFHETVTGAPAVTEYADMQYTTKGEAFGVLKRAYGYLNGGRWHLVTGYKVGDLVSEWVSQVQFDPQLVGYVEGAPPVPSENLTPGTVDPDRATYDGVASVEFKEAEDVVHSLSSAKERSVDAAFSFALSNEVDVDMWMITAPLGFGVAKSLAKARVSAGVRGSLEFSNSWADETAVSQGENTARAMKVDLSGSWEDPLQPLNPALGRRYIPVNTGFAVVQSQTADVFALRLAHSGALVAYRIQPNPDIPKDWNVVPFPLNPRYTKQGTLDGTVGYDERGKVLDPDYTGARDHGEYSYYKPREAYAVKRRIQREQQRLRGYYESVSTDTHTPDPTAERAGRVLGNAIGGDTTPGTGRGSADTAAGSTGAGFSRRDLVNTYVWTADGGFFAETTETTDAVTETTAGSYSLSGSAGTSVGTSFDVMGVGVSAQLDASAGGGMSVTRARGKEATRSFGLNVVCSPSGNLQQYDAGRKPVFDAQGRPVNAPGKVDAYRFLSFYLGEDTEHFDTFFHKVVDPAWLENGTDPNAAALRQARQSDRKPPCWRVMHRVTFVSRLLPPVPAAGAAPLERAMHRLDVESNYELVRRLDPYVKGAATSLPELSGAVRTALATHLPELTPHADHVTGFLAQYYGVEH; translated from the coding sequence TTGTCCGTCGAGCAGCATCTGTTAAAGGTCTACAGCGACCGCTCTTACGTTCTCACCACCACGGTGCGTCACCAGGGCACGACCGTTGCCCTGGCCATGGACGACCAGCGGCGCCTGTTCTACGCCGTCCTGGACCTGGCGCGGCACGACGAGACCAAGGGCGAACTCGACGCCGCCTACTGGTCGGACAACCCCCTCCCGCTCCCATTCCCGGGCGAGATCACCGACGTGGGGTTCGCGGCCGTCGGCGCCACCGCCCTGCCGACCGTCAAACGCGGAGGCAGGATCGAGGCCGCCGAGGGCGAGCGGCTGGAGGCGGACGAGGTGGACCCGTTCCTGTCCACCACGGCGAGGCTGACCGCCCTCGCACCCTTCCACGCCCTGTCCGACGGCACCCACATCGTCGTGCTGCGCCAGTCGGTCGACGCCGGGCATCCCGATGCCGTCCACAAACTGGCCGACGGTTCCTCCTCCGGGGACGCCGCCCGTACGGACTACGTACTGGACCGTGACGGTGCGAAGACCCCCCTCGTCGCGGACACCCTGCTGTGCGACCGGTTCCTCCTCGTCGGCGGTGAGTTGAAGCCCGTGCTGGAGGCCCGCTACCGGCGCAGCCGTCACAAGGACCGCCCCGACTCGGCAAAGGACAGCCTGGGCACCGCGGACATGGAGGGACGCCCCTTCCGCGAGCCCACCCAGGAACTGTCCTTCGTGAGGAACCTCTCCGGCGGGCGCTTCACCGCCCTGCTCGTACCGACCGCCGTGCACGGCCGGCAGCGCTGGCAGCTCTTCGCCCACAACGACGCCACGGACCGCATCGACTCCTTCAACATCGAGCAGGGCCAGGGCGGCCTGTTCAACCTCCAGGGGACCCAGGCCTGGACCAGCCCCGACGCCGCATACCGCGACGCGGTGTACGAGAGCGGCCCGGGCACCTGCCCGTTCACCGGACAGCCGCTGGTTCCCGTCGTCAGCACCGAGGGCCACGCGGAGACGGCCCTGGCCTTCGGCGAGGGCGACGCCCACGTCCGCGTACCCGACGTCCCGGAGCTCGCCGACGGCGACTTCACCGTCGAGTTCTGGGCCAGGCGCACCGCGACGGGCCGCGAGGAGTTCCTCGTCGGCCACGGCGATCCGAAGGGAGCCGACCGCAGGTCCCTGCACCTCGGCTTCCGCGACGACGACACCTTCGCGTTCGCGTTCTACGCCGACGACCTCGTCACGGCCACACCGACCACGGACACCGACTGGCACCACTGGGCGTGCGTGTACGAGCGTGCCACGCGCAGGCAGACGGCCTACCGCGACGGCGCGGAGATCGGCAGCCGCACCGCCACCGCCCACTACACGGGCACCGGGCCGCTACTGCTGGGCAAGGCCCTGTGGTTCGCCAGTGCCCGCACCGAGCTCGACGAGGTCCGCGTCTGGAGCCGGGCCCGCACCGCCGACGAACTGAGGCGCGACCGGCACGTCCGCCTCATCGGCAACGACCCCGGCCTCGCCGCCTACTACCGCTTCGACGAGGGCTCCGGCACCCGCCTGCACGACCAGAGCGACCACGCCCGCCACGGAGAACTCCTCGGCGGACCGGCCTGGGTGACCTCGTCGGCTCCGCTCGGCGACCACCCGGGGGTACGCCGCGACAGCTTCGCCGTCACCGGCCGTACCGTCGTCTCCGGCCTGTCCGCCGTGCTCTACCACCAGCAGGAGGAAACCGCCGTCGGCTACGGGCAGCAGCCCAAGCCCGGCAAGCGCCAGGCCCGCGTCCTGCTGTCCTGCGCCACCTCGGGCCCCGACCCGAAGACCGGCGCCGTGAGCGAGGAGGCGTACGTAGCCACCGTCGACTTCGCCGTCGGCCGGGACGGCCGCCTCGCGCAGGTCCCGGACGAGCTGGCACTTCCGGTGCTCGCCGCACCCGACGCCAGCACGGACGTCGAGGCCATCAGCGAGCTGGAGACCCAGGTCCGCGACGTGGTCCGGGACATCGCGGCCAAGGAGACCGAGGCCGCCGCGCTCACCCGGCAGACCGCAGACGTAGCGGAACTGGAGCGACTCCGCGGGCAGTTCCACACCCGCTCCCAGGACTGGACGGGCTGGACGATGCGACTGCGCCTCAAGCAGACCCGCGACGGCAAGCCGCAGTACCTCGCGGTCAAGGGCGACGGGCACGGCGACTACCCGCCGGTGATCCGGACCTCCGACAAGAACGCGAAGTCGGCGCTGTGGACCATCGTGATGCCGCCCGGTTCCGGCTGGAACGGCTCCATGCTCCACCACCTGAGCAACGTGCACACCGGCAAGGACCTCAACGTCTTGGGCGATAGCCAGGACAACGACACCCCGCTCATCGTCTACCCCCGCCAGCCCGGAGCCTGGAACACCCTGTTCGGCATCTACGAGCAGCCCGACGGCCACGTCATCCTGATCAACCGGCACAGCGAGAAGACGGTCTGCGCCCCCGACCGGCTCGGCGACGGCGTCGTCCAGTACGACTCCGCCGCCGTGGCCGCCGGTGGCGCGGGGCTGATCACCCTGGAGCGGGTCGCCCTCCACGACGGCGGGCACCCCGACATCCGGGACGCCGGCAAGCGCGTAGAGGCCCTCGACGCCCAGCTCGCCGAGCTGCGCCCCCAGCGGGAGCTGCTCGTCACCCGGCAGCGCGAGATCGCCGCCCTGCAAGCCGGGCTGACGGCCGCGCGCGAGGAGCTCGCACGGCTGACCGGCGGCCTGAAGGGCGCCGACGACATCGCGCTGCCCATGCCGCGGCTCTTCCTCGACCGCACCGGGCTGAGCTGCTCCGGCGCCCTGCTGGCCTTCGCCCGCTCCGCGGACCGGCCGTACCTGCTGGACAGCGCCACCGGGAACGTCGTGCTCTACTTCCGGGGCGCCAACGGGCAGTTCTTCGCCACCTACTACGACACCCACGTGACCCGCTCCAGCCGACAGCTCGCGGGCCCCGAGGGCACGGCGCTCACCTTCGTCCCGCGTGACGCCGGCACCGACCTCGACGGTGTGGCCATCCGGATCATGGACGTCGGGGACGCCGGTCTGTGCGAGCTCACCGTCGAACGCGGGGACGAGAGCGAGATCTGGCGGCGGTTGCCGCGCCGAGCCGCCGACTTCGCCGCCGCCGTCAACGGCACGGCAGGCCAGGCGTACGACTACGCGCGGCAGGCAGAGAGCAGCCGCCCCGGCGTGCCGCTGTCGGCCGGCTCCCGGCTCCTCGCCGTCGACCCGGGCCGGATCAGGGAGGTACCGCTCGGATTGGTGCCCGACCTCGCCGCCGGACACGGTCCCCGCTGGCGCGCGGACAAGCCCGGCCGGGCGTACGCCTTCGACGGCCGGGGCACCTTCGCGTCCTTGCCCGAAGACCAGCTGGAGCGGGCCGCGGTGACCCACGACCTGACCGTGGAAGCCTGGGTCAGCCCCGAACGGGTGGCGGGCGCGGCCCGCGTGGTCCATGCCCGCACCGGCGACGTACCGTACTCCCTCGCGCTGCTCGCCCCGGCCGCCGCGACGGTCCCCGCGCTGGCCTTCGACGCCGTGAGCGACGGGGCCAGGACCGAGCACGGCTTCAGCCTCGCCGGCCAGGACTTCACGGTGGAGTTCTGGGCGAGGCGCCCGAAGGGCGATCAGAACCGCCACCAGTTCTTCATCGGTCACGGATCGGGGTCCGCCCCGGGCACCTTCCTGCACATCGGCTTCCGCGACTCCGGCGCCTTCACGTTCGGGTTCTGGCACGACGACGCCAACACCAACTACGGCTACCGGGACACCGACTGGCACCACTGGGCCTGCGTCTACGACACGGCCACCCGCGAGCAGGTGATCTACCGTGACGGGGTCGAGGAGGCCAGGCGCGTCGCGGGGGGCCACTACCAGGGCAACGGCCAGTTCACCTTCGGTCGCAGCGTGGACGGGGAGATGGACGAGGTCCGGCTGTGGGGCACCGCCCGCAGCGCGGCCGAGATCCGGGAGCTGAAGAACCGCCGACTGACGGGCAAGGAACCGGGCCTGAAGGGCTACTGGCCCTACGCCGGCCAGGACGTCCAGGTGGCCGGCAAACCGGGCGTCCTGGACCGTTCCGGCAACGGGCGGCACGTCCACCTCCAAGCCGGCGTCACCACCACGGCCGCGCCCCCCGCCCTGGAGCAGCCCGAGGACACCGGCTACCGCGTCGTCGCGGGCGTCGGCAGTACCCTCGTCGCCACCCGGGCCGCCTTCGCTCCGCACGAGTGGTCCCACCTGGCCGCCGCCTACGAGCAGTCGTGGGCCGTCGAGCTGGCCGACGGCGCGTACCTGGAGGTGCCCGACGACGACGGCCTCGACATCGCCGACGACCTGACCGTCGAGGTGTTCTGCCGCGTGGACGCCCTCGGCGCCACCCAGGGTCTGCTTTCCAAGGGCCGGGCGGCGGACGGGTCCGGCGGCAGCGTCCCGTACCGGCTGCTCGTCCTGCCCGACGGAAAGCTGGAGTTCGCCTTCGAGGAGCCCGACGGCCGGCTCGTGCGCTCCACCTCCACCGAGGCCGTCCGAGCCGGGGCCTTCCACCGCCTCGCCGTCGTCCGCAAGGGTGGCCGGTCCATGCAGGAGCACAAGGGCAGCAAGGAGATCCAGGCCACCGGCGCGGACGGCAAGCCCGTCACGCAGACCGTGGAGCTCGTGGAGTCCGTCGACGTCCAGGAGTGGCAGGACATCCGCTTCTTCATCGACGGCCGCGAAGCCGGAACCGCCCGCTACGAGGGCCCCGGCGCCCAGGGCACCACCGGCACTCTCGACATCGGCCGGGCCCGGGACGGCCTGCGGACGCACACCTTCACCGGAGTGGTCTCCGAGGTACGGCTGTGGGGCACGGCACGCGACGCCGCCCGGCTCGGCACTCCGGTGTCCGCGCGCGACCGCGGGCTGAGCGCGCACTGGCGGTTCGAAGAGAACGCGGGCAACACCGCGGCGGACGCCACTGGTTCGCACGCGGCCCGGCTGCGCGGCGCCCGATGGACCCGCAATCCCGACCCGCGCGGCAGCGCCCTGCGCCTGTACCGCAACGGCGTCTCCGTGGCCTGCGACCCGCTCGACTCGGCGGACCTCGCCGACTACGGCGACGTCCAGTTCTCTCTCGGCGCCCGGCGCAAGGGCGGCACGGCCGACCAGGCCTTCCACGGTGTCCTCGAGGAGGTGCGGATCTGGCGCACCGCCCGCACCCAGGAGCAGATCCTGGACAACCTCTTCACCCGGCTCAGGGGCGAGAAGGAGGACCTGATCGCCTACTGGTCGTTCGACCGGGCCTCCACCGACGGGACGTCGCCGCTCGTCCGGGACGAGGGCCTGCGCGGCAACCATCTGACGCTGGGGGAGGGACCCGCCCGCCCCGCCACCGTCCTGTCCACAGCCCCCGTCTCCAGCGACACCGCCCAGGTCCGCTCCGCCCTGGCCGCCATGCGCACCCCATTCCACGAGACGGTCACCGGCGCACCGGCCGTCACCGAGTACGCCGACATGCAGTACACCACCAAGGGCGAGGCCTTCGGGGTGCTCAAGCGGGCGTACGGATACCTGAACGGCGGCCGCTGGCACCTGGTCACCGGCTACAAGGTGGGTGACCTGGTCAGCGAGTGGGTCAGCCAGGTGCAGTTCGACCCGCAGCTGGTCGGCTACGTGGAGGGCGCCCCGCCCGTGCCGTCGGAGAACCTCACGCCGGGAACGGTCGACCCCGACCGCGCGACCTACGACGGTGTTGCGTCGGTGGAGTTCAAGGAGGCCGAGGACGTCGTCCACTCACTGTCATCGGCCAAGGAGCGCAGCGTCGACGCCGCCTTCTCCTTCGCCCTCTCCAACGAGGTCGACGTCGACATGTGGATGATCACCGCTCCGCTCGGCTTCGGCGTCGCCAAGTCCCTCGCCAAGGCCAGGGTGTCGGCGGGCGTGCGCGGCAGCCTGGAGTTCTCCAACAGCTGGGCCGACGAAACGGCCGTCTCCCAGGGCGAGAACACCGCACGCGCGATGAAGGTCGACCTGTCCGGCAGCTGGGAGGACCCGCTCCAGCCCCTCAACCCCGCGCTCGGCCGCCGCTACATCCCCGTGAACACCGGATTCGCCGTCGTGCAGTCGCAGACCGCCGACGTCTTCGCGCTGCGCCTCGCGCACTCCGGTGCCCTCGTCGCGTACCGCATCCAGCCCAACCCGGACATCCCCAAGGACTGGAACGTCGTCCCCTTCCCCCTCAACCCCCGCTACACCAAGCAGGGCACCCTCGACGGCACCGTCGGCTACGACGAGCGCGGCAAGGTCCTCGACCCCGACTACACCGGCGCCCGGGACCACGGCGAGTACAGCTACTACAAGCCCCGCGAGGCGTACGCCGTCAAACGGCGCATCCAGCGCGAACAGCAGCGGCTGCGCGGCTACTACGAGTCGGTCTCCACCGACACCCACACCCCCGACCCCACCGCCGAACGGGCGGGCCGGGTGCTGGGCAACGCGATCGGCGGCGACACCACACCGGGCACGGGGCGGGGGAGTGCCGACACCGCCGCAGGCTCGACCGGTGCCGGCTTCTCCCGCCGTGACCTGGTCAACACCTACGTCTGGACGGCGGACGGCGGGTTCTTCGCCGAGACGACGGAGACGACCGACGCCGTCACCGAGACGACCGCCGGCTCGTACTCGCTCTCCGGGTCGGCGGGGACCTCCGTCGGCACCTCGTTCGACGTGATGGGCGTGGGCGTGAGCGCCCAGCTCGACGCGTCAGCCGGCGGCGGGATGTCCGTGACGCGGGCGCGTGGCAAGGAGGCGACGCGCTCCTTCGGGCTGAACGTCGTCTGCTCGCCGTCCGGCAACCTCCAGCAGTACGACGCGGGCCGCAAGCCCGTCTTCGACGCCCAGGGGCGGCCGGTCAACGCGCCGGGGAAGGTCGACGCGTACCGGTTCCTCAGCTTCTACCTCGGCGAGGACACCGAGCACTTCGACACCTTCTTCCACAAGGTCGTCGACCCGGCCTGGCTGGAGAACGGCACCGACCCCAACGCGGCAGCCCTGCGCCAGGCCCGCCAGTCGGACCGCAAGCCGCCGTGCTGGCGGGTCATGCACCGCGTCACCTTCGTCAGCCGGCTCCTGCCGCCGGTCCCGGCCGCCGGGGCCGCACCGCTGGAGCGGGCGATGCACCGCCTGGACGTGGAGAGCAACTACGAGCTGGTCCGCCGCCTCGACCCGTACGTCAAGGGTGCGGCCACATCACTGCCCGAGCTCTCCGGGGCCGTGCGCACCGCCCTCGCCACCCACTTGCCGGAACTGACCCCGCACGCGGACCACGTCACCGGCTTCCTCGCGCAGTACTACGGCGTGGAGCACTGA
- a CDS encoding FKBP-type peptidyl-prolyl cis-trans isomerase, which translates to MSELTKPEIELPEGDAPQELTIRDIVVGDGPEAKPGRVVRVHYVGVTFESGTEFDASWDRGQPFKFAVGGGRVIKGWDRGLRGMKVGGRREIIVPPRLGYGNQSPSPLIPAGSTLVFVVDLLSVV; encoded by the coding sequence ATGAGTGAACTGACGAAGCCCGAGATCGAACTTCCGGAGGGTGATGCTCCGCAGGAGCTGACAATCCGGGACATCGTCGTCGGGGACGGGCCTGAGGCGAAGCCGGGCAGGGTTGTCCGGGTTCACTACGTCGGGGTCACCTTCGAGTCCGGAACGGAGTTCGACGCCTCCTGGGACCGGGGCCAGCCGTTCAAGTTCGCCGTGGGTGGCGGCAGGGTCATCAAGGGCTGGGACCGGGGACTCAGGGGGATGAAGGTCGGCGGTCGGCGCGAGATCATCGTTCCCCCGCGCCTCGGCTACGGCAACCAGTCCCCCTCGCCGTTGATCCCGGCGGGTTCCACGCTCGTCTTCGTGGTGGACCTGCTCTCCGTAGTCTGA